Proteins encoded in a region of the Streptomyces sp. NBC_00513 genome:
- a CDS encoding AAA family ATPase: MPAHAPEPATVTATGGPPVETDPAHPLAREQAHLAASRSALRAMREDVESLDIRDVTANWVNAIVLQAQIDDRVKALADLAHTPLFFGRLDYLHAPGAELAEGAEGEQFYIGRRHVHDADGDPMVIDWRAPVSQPFYRASKTDPQDIALRRRFGYTGGWLTAYEDEHLSDPAEAASVSRLLQQEIERPRVGPMRDIVATIQPEQDEIVRSGLSGSVCVQGGPGTGKTAVGLHRVAYLLYAHRDRLARTGTLVIGPNRSFLHYIEQVLPALGELEVKQGTVDDLVSRDGLEVRGTDGAATAVVKGDARMASVLRNAVHSHVSHPEEPLMVVRGSRRWRVPAYELTEIVEELQKREIRYGAAREALPQRIAHTILVRMEQAGEAPDDRVQDAVARNAAVKAAVKAIWPLVEPAKLVLRLLSDPKFLAEHAAGILSDDEQELLLWSKPYRSAKSAKWSAADLVLIDEAADLVERTHSLGHVVLDEAQDLSPMQYRAVGRRCTTGSATVLGDLAQGTTPWATRSWDEALTHLGKPEAVLEELTAGFRVPREVIAYASRLLPAISPGLAPVSSVRETPGSLLIEETADPAGLTAAVLDACRASFAHEGSIGLIAADARVPELAEALRAAGMPYLDPGEETTAQSRLTLVPASLAKGLEYDYVVLDEPGAVVAGEPDERTGLRRLYVCLTRAVSGLRVIHTTGALPEALTGP, from the coding sequence GTGCCCGCGCACGCCCCCGAGCCCGCCACCGTCACCGCCACCGGCGGGCCCCCCGTCGAAACCGACCCCGCGCACCCCCTCGCCCGCGAACAGGCGCACCTCGCCGCCTCCCGTTCCGCGCTCCGCGCGATGCGCGAGGACGTGGAGTCCCTCGACATCCGCGACGTCACCGCGAACTGGGTCAACGCGATCGTCCTCCAGGCCCAGATCGACGACCGCGTCAAGGCCCTCGCCGACCTCGCGCACACCCCGCTCTTCTTCGGCCGCCTCGACTACCTGCACGCGCCGGGCGCCGAACTCGCCGAGGGCGCGGAAGGCGAGCAGTTCTACATCGGCCGCCGGCACGTCCACGACGCCGACGGCGACCCGATGGTGATCGACTGGCGCGCGCCCGTCTCCCAACCGTTCTACCGGGCCTCCAAGACCGACCCGCAGGACATCGCGCTGCGCCGCCGCTTCGGGTACACCGGCGGTTGGCTGACCGCGTACGAGGACGAGCACCTCTCCGACCCGGCCGAGGCGGCCTCCGTCAGCAGGCTGCTCCAGCAGGAGATCGAGCGGCCGCGCGTGGGCCCCATGCGGGACATCGTCGCCACGATCCAGCCCGAGCAGGACGAGATCGTCCGCTCCGGCCTGTCCGGTTCCGTGTGCGTGCAGGGGGGTCCCGGCACCGGGAAGACGGCCGTCGGCCTGCACCGTGTCGCGTACCTCCTGTACGCGCACCGCGATCGGCTCGCCCGCACGGGCACGCTCGTCATCGGCCCGAACCGGTCCTTCCTGCACTACATCGAGCAGGTGCTCCCGGCCCTGGGCGAGCTGGAGGTCAAGCAGGGCACGGTCGACGACCTCGTCTCGCGGGACGGCCTGGAGGTGCGCGGCACCGACGGCGCGGCCACCGCCGTGGTCAAGGGCGACGCCCGCATGGCGTCGGTGCTGCGCAACGCGGTCCACTCCCACGTCAGCCACCCCGAGGAGCCGCTGATGGTGGTCCGCGGCTCGCGCCGGTGGCGGGTGCCGGCGTACGAGCTCACGGAGATCGTCGAGGAGCTCCAGAAGCGGGAGATCCGCTACGGCGCCGCCCGCGAGGCGCTGCCGCAGCGGATCGCGCACACGATCCTCGTACGGATGGAACAGGCGGGCGAGGCCCCGGACGACCGGGTCCAGGACGCGGTGGCCCGGAACGCGGCCGTCAAGGCGGCGGTGAAGGCGATCTGGCCACTGGTCGAGCCGGCGAAACTGGTGCTGCGGCTGCTCTCCGACCCGAAGTTCCTGGCGGAGCACGCCGCCGGGATCCTGTCGGACGACGAGCAGGAACTGCTGCTGTGGTCGAAGCCGTACCGGAGCGCGAAGTCGGCGAAGTGGTCGGCGGCCGACCTGGTCCTGATCGACGAGGCGGCCGACCTGGTGGAGCGCACGCATTCGCTCGGCCACGTCGTGCTCGACGAGGCCCAGGACCTGTCCCCGATGCAGTACCGGGCGGTCGGACGGCGCTGCACGACGGGATCGGCGACCGTGCTCGGCGACCTCGCGCAGGGCACCACCCCGTGGGCCACGCGCAGTTGGGACGAGGCGCTGACCCACCTGGGCAAGCCGGAGGCGGTGCTGGAGGAGCTCACGGCGGGCTTCCGCGTGCCGCGCGAGGTGATCGCGTACGCCTCGCGGCTGCTGCCGGCGATCTCCCCCGGCCTGGCCCCCGTCTCCTCCGTCCGCGAGACCCCCGGCTCCCTCCTGATCGAGGAGACCGCCGACCCCGCCGGCCTCACGGCCGCGGTCCTCGACGCCTGCCGCGCCTCCTTCGCGCACGAGGGCTCCATCGGCCTGATCGCGGCGGACGCCCGTGTCCCGGAGCTCGCGGAGGCCCTGCGGGCGGCGGGCATGCCGTACCTGGATCCCGGTGAGGAGACGACGGCGCAGTCCCGGTTGACGCTGGTGCCGGCGTCGCTGGCGAAGGGACTGGAGTACGACTACGTGGTCCTGGACGAGCCGGGGGCCGTCGTCGCCGGCGAACCGGACGAGCGGACGGGGCTGCGGCGGCTGTACGTGTGCCTGACCCGCGCGGTCTCCGGACTCCGGGTGATCCACACGACCGGCGCCCTCCCGGAGGCGCTGACCGGTCCCTGA
- a CDS encoding Cmx/CmrA family chloramphenicol efflux MFS transporter — MPVAVYVLGLSVFALGTSEFMLSGLLPPIAEDMGVSIPQAGLLISAFAIGMVVGAPLLAVATLRLPRRTTLVSLIALFGLGQVAGALAPSYELLFASRVVSALACAGFWAVGAAVAIAMVDKDQRARAMAVMIGGLSIANVLGVPAGAFLGEHLGWRSAFWSVGAASAVALVGILTLIPKIPLPAEKPRIKSELRIYRDRQVWLSIGMTALAAGGVFCAFSYLSPLLTDVAGLDSGWVPWILGLFGVGALIGTTIGGRVADAHLFGVLIWGITASTVFLTTLALLASVQVAAIGLSFLLGVSAFFTAPALNARMFNIAGAAPTLAGATTTAAFNLGNTGGPWLGGTVIDAGMGFSATAWAGAAMTVTAIGLAVAALRLDRRDGGGGTVRASRIVASAGRVAEPQPARTH; from the coding sequence ATGCCCGTCGCCGTCTACGTCCTCGGCCTGTCCGTCTTCGCCCTCGGGACCAGCGAATTCATGCTCTCGGGGCTCCTGCCACCCATCGCCGAGGACATGGGCGTCAGCATCCCGCAGGCGGGCCTGCTCATATCCGCCTTCGCGATCGGCATGGTCGTCGGGGCGCCGCTGCTGGCCGTCGCCACGCTGCGGCTGCCGCGCCGCACCACCCTCGTCTCCCTGATCGCCCTCTTCGGGCTCGGGCAGGTCGCGGGCGCGCTGGCCCCCTCGTACGAGCTCCTCTTCGCCTCCCGCGTGGTCTCCGCCCTCGCCTGCGCCGGCTTCTGGGCCGTCGGCGCGGCCGTCGCCATCGCCATGGTCGACAAGGACCAGCGGGCCCGCGCGATGGCCGTCATGATCGGCGGCCTGTCCATCGCCAACGTCCTCGGCGTGCCCGCCGGCGCCTTCCTCGGGGAGCACCTGGGCTGGCGCTCCGCGTTCTGGTCGGTCGGCGCGGCCTCCGCGGTCGCCCTCGTCGGCATCCTGACGCTGATCCCGAAGATCCCGCTGCCCGCCGAGAAGCCGCGGATCAAGAGCGAGCTGCGGATCTACCGGGACCGCCAGGTGTGGCTGTCCATCGGCATGACCGCCCTCGCCGCCGGCGGTGTCTTCTGCGCGTTCAGCTACCTGTCTCCGCTGCTCACGGACGTGGCCGGGCTGGACTCCGGGTGGGTGCCGTGGATCCTGGGCCTCTTCGGGGTGGGCGCGCTGATCGGCACCACCATCGGCGGGCGGGTCGCCGACGCGCACCTGTTCGGCGTGCTGATCTGGGGCATCACCGCCTCGACGGTCTTCCTCACGACCCTGGCCCTGCTGGCCTCCGTGCAGGTGGCGGCGATCGGGCTGTCGTTCCTGCTCGGCGTCTCGGCGTTCTTCACGGCCCCGGCCCTGAACGCCCGCATGTTCAACATCGCGGGCGCCGCCCCCACCCTGGCGGGCGCCACCACCACGGCCGCGTTCAATCTCGGCAACACCGGGGGCCCCTGGCTCGGCGGCACCGTCATCGACGCCGGAATGGGCTTCTCCGCCACCGCCTGGGCGGGCGCGGCGATGACGGTCACCGCGATCGGCCTGGCCGTGGCCGCGCTGCGGCTGGACCGGCGGGACGGCGGGGGCGGGACGGTCCGCGCGTCCAGGATCGTCGCGTCCGCCGGCCGTGTCGCGGAGCCGCAGCCGGCCCGGACCCACTGA
- a CDS encoding copper homeostasis protein CutC, which produces MSNRALLEVIALDAEDAMAAQAGGADRLELVTDMAADGLTPPRETFAAIRAAVDIPLRVMIRRTDGFAAGPLDLLVDQARALRAEGAREFVLGFLNPDGSPDLAAVEAVVSELDGCPWTFHRAIDRAADRDHLRKALADLPGLDTYLTAGSATGVDAGLPTLLAEAARGGEPGYGARILVGGGLTLAHLPVLREAGVDAFHIGGAARPSGWDRPVSPAAVAQWRTALG; this is translated from the coding sequence ATGAGCAACCGTGCGCTCCTGGAGGTGATCGCCCTCGACGCGGAGGACGCGATGGCCGCCCAGGCCGGTGGGGCGGACCGACTGGAGCTGGTCACCGACATGGCCGCCGACGGGCTCACGCCGCCGCGCGAGACCTTCGCGGCGATCCGGGCGGCGGTCGACATCCCGCTGCGCGTGATGATCCGCCGCACGGACGGCTTCGCGGCCGGACCGCTCGACCTCCTCGTCGACCAGGCGCGGGCGCTGCGGGCCGAAGGCGCCCGGGAGTTCGTCCTCGGCTTCCTGAACCCGGACGGCAGCCCCGACCTCGCCGCCGTGGAAGCGGTCGTCTCGGAGCTGGACGGCTGCCCGTGGACCTTCCACCGGGCCATCGACCGGGCGGCCGACCGCGACCACCTGCGCAAGGCGCTCGCCGATCTGCCGGGCCTGGACACCTACCTCACCGCGGGCTCGGCGACGGGTGTCGACGCGGGCCTGCCGACGCTGCTGGCGGAGGCCGCGCGCGGCGGCGAGCCGGGGTACGGGGCGCGGATCCTGGTCGGCGGCGGGCTCACCCTGGCCCACCTCCCGGTGCTCCGCGAGGCGGGCGTCGACGCCTTCCACATCGGCGGCGCGGCCCGTCCCTCCGGGTGGGACCGGCCGGTCTCCCCGGCGGCGGTCGCGCAGTGGCGCACGGCGCTGGGCTGA
- the murQ gene encoding N-acetylmuramic acid 6-phosphate etherase: protein MTAHSELRAQLDTLTTEAFRPELAQIDRLSTLEIARVMNAEDAGVPAAVAGRLEGIAAAVDDIAPRMARGGRLIYAGAGTAGRLGVLDASECPPTFNTDPSQVVGLIAGGPSAMVKAVEGAEDSKELAAEDLTALGLSADDTVVGISASGRTPYAVGAVEFARARGALTVGLSCNAGSALAAAAEHGIEVVVGPELLTGSTRLKAGTAQKLVLNLLSTVTMIRLGKTYGNLMVDVRASNEKLRARSRRIVALATGASDTEIEAALTATDGEVKNAVLVILGGVDGPTAAALLTTSQGHLRAALTQTR, encoded by the coding sequence ATGACCGCGCACTCCGAACTCCGCGCCCAGCTCGACACCCTGACCACCGAGGCCTTCCGCCCCGAACTGGCCCAGATCGACCGGCTGTCCACCCTTGAGATCGCCCGCGTGATGAACGCCGAGGACGCCGGCGTCCCGGCCGCCGTCGCCGGCCGGTTGGAGGGGATCGCCGCGGCCGTCGACGACATCGCCCCCCGGATGGCCCGCGGCGGCCGGCTGATCTACGCGGGCGCCGGCACCGCCGGCCGGCTGGGCGTCCTGGACGCCAGCGAGTGCCCGCCCACCTTCAACACGGACCCGTCCCAGGTCGTCGGCCTGATCGCGGGCGGCCCGTCCGCGATGGTCAAGGCCGTCGAGGGCGCCGAGGACTCCAAGGAACTGGCCGCCGAGGACCTGACCGCCCTCGGGCTGAGCGCCGACGACACCGTCGTCGGCATCTCCGCCTCCGGCCGCACCCCGTACGCCGTCGGCGCGGTCGAGTTCGCCCGCGCACGCGGCGCGCTCACCGTCGGACTGTCCTGCAACGCCGGCTCCGCGCTCGCCGCCGCCGCCGAGCACGGCATCGAGGTGGTCGTGGGACCCGAGCTGCTCACCGGCTCCACCCGCCTGAAGGCGGGCACCGCGCAGAAGCTCGTACTGAACCTCCTCTCGACCGTGACGATGATCCGTCTCGGGAAGACGTACGGGAACCTCATGGTCGACGTGCGCGCCTCGAACGAGAAGCTGCGCGCCCGCTCCCGCCGCATCGTCGCCCTGGCCACCGGCGCGTCCGACACGGAGATCGAGGCCGCGCTGACCGCCACCGACGGCGAGGTCAAGAACGCCGTCCTCGTCATCCTCGGCGGGGTCGACGGCCCCACCGCGGCCGCACTCCTCACCACCTCCCAGGGCCACCTCCGGGCCGCCCTCACCCAGACCCGCTGA
- a CDS encoding PTS transporter subunit EIIC — MSTDKNRATAAAILPLVGGPDNITSIAHCMTRLRIGLRDRSLVRDEALKAVPGVMGVVEDDTYQIVLGPGTVARVTPEFEALVEEGRSAAVPPAPVTADELAAQGAAMKDARTARNSTPFKLFLRRIANIFVPLIPALIGCGIIAGLNGVLTNAGWLPTVVPALAAIASGFMSLIAVFVGYNTAKEFGGTAILGGAVAAIIVFPGVAKIDAFGQQLSPGQGGVLGALAAALLAVQVEKWCRKWVPEALDVLVTPTLTVLVSGLVTLYGLMFLAGEVSTAIGSFANWLLATGGAFAGLVLGGLFLPLVMLGLHQALIPIHTTLIQQSGHTVLLPILAMAGAGQVGAAIAVYYRLPRNRSIRTTIKSALPAGFLGVGEPLIYGVSLPLGRPFVTACVGGAAGGAFVGLLNQLGSSFGSTAIGPSGWALFPLLDGTAGMGATIAIYAGGLAVGYLVGFVATYFFGFTRQMLTDLNTSPEPDTEPAPTPQDTPTPVPAPTH, encoded by the coding sequence ATGTCCACTGACAAGAACCGCGCCACGGCCGCCGCGATCCTTCCTCTGGTCGGCGGCCCGGACAACATCACCTCCATCGCGCACTGCATGACGCGTCTGCGCATCGGCCTGCGCGACCGCTCCCTGGTCCGGGACGAGGCCCTCAAGGCCGTGCCCGGCGTGATGGGCGTGGTCGAGGACGACACGTACCAGATCGTCCTGGGCCCGGGCACCGTCGCCCGGGTGACGCCCGAGTTCGAGGCGCTGGTGGAGGAGGGCCGCTCGGCGGCCGTCCCGCCCGCCCCCGTGACGGCGGACGAACTGGCCGCCCAGGGCGCGGCGATGAAGGACGCGCGCACGGCGCGGAACTCCACGCCGTTCAAACTGTTCCTGCGCCGGATCGCGAACATCTTCGTCCCGCTGATCCCCGCGCTGATCGGCTGCGGCATCATCGCCGGCCTGAACGGCGTGCTGACGAACGCGGGATGGCTGCCGACGGTCGTCCCGGCCCTGGCGGCCATCGCGTCCGGGTTCATGTCGTTGATCGCGGTGTTCGTCGGCTACAACACCGCGAAGGAGTTCGGCGGCACCGCGATCCTCGGCGGCGCGGTCGCCGCGATCATCGTCTTCCCGGGCGTCGCGAAGATCGACGCGTTCGGCCAGCAGCTCTCCCCCGGACAGGGCGGTGTGCTCGGCGCGCTCGCGGCGGCCCTGCTCGCCGTCCAGGTGGAGAAGTGGTGCCGCAAGTGGGTCCCCGAGGCGCTGGACGTCCTGGTCACCCCGACGCTCACCGTGCTGGTCTCCGGCCTGGTCACCCTCTACGGCCTGATGTTCCTCGCCGGCGAGGTCTCCACGGCGATCGGCTCCTTCGCCAACTGGCTGCTCGCCACCGGCGGCGCCTTCGCGGGCCTCGTCCTCGGCGGGCTCTTCCTGCCGCTGGTGATGCTGGGCCTCCACCAGGCCCTGATCCCGATCCACACCACCCTCATCCAGCAGTCCGGACACACCGTCCTGCTGCCCATCCTCGCCATGGCGGGCGCGGGCCAGGTCGGCGCGGCCATCGCCGTGTACTACCGGCTCCCGCGCAACCGGTCGATCCGCACGACCATCAAGTCGGCGCTCCCGGCCGGCTTCCTGGGCGTCGGCGAGCCGCTGATCTACGGTGTCTCGCTGCCGCTGGGCCGCCCCTTCGTCACCGCCTGCGTGGGCGGCGCGGCCGGCGGGGCCTTCGTCGGCCTCCTCAACCAGCTGGGCTCGTCGTTCGGTTCCACCGCGATCGGCCCGTCCGGCTGGGCCCTGTTCCCACTGCTCGACGGCACGGCCGGGATGGGCGCGACCATCGCGATCTACGCCGGCGGACTGGCCGTCGGCTACCTGGTGGGCTTCGTCGCGACGTACTTCTTCGGCTTCACCCGGCAGATGCTGACCGACCTGAACACCTCCCCGGAACCCGACACCGAACCGGCGCCCACCCCCCAGGACACCCCGACACCCGTCCCCGCGCCCACCCACTGA
- a CDS encoding DUF4031 domain-containing protein: MTVYIDPPTWPGHGRMWSHLVSDVSYEELHAFAAMIGCPPRAFERDHYDVPSYRYADAVGAGAVEIGSKELVRRLTSAGLRRPKGRPA, from the coding sequence GTGACGGTGTACATCGATCCGCCGACCTGGCCGGGGCACGGCCGGATGTGGTCACACCTGGTCAGCGACGTCTCGTACGAGGAACTCCACGCCTTCGCCGCGATGATCGGCTGCCCGCCCAGGGCTTTCGAGCGGGACCACTACGACGTGCCCTCGTACCGGTACGCGGACGCGGTCGGGGCGGGCGCGGTGGAGATCGGCAGCAAGGAACTCGTCCGCCGGCTGACATCGGCGGGCCTGCGCCGCCCGAAGGGACGCCCGGCGTAG
- a CDS encoding MurR/RpiR family transcriptional regulator, with protein sequence MSENVKETSSTGARTDTGTTTGTGTTTGTGTGTGTPTDAPTPAVPVEAPAPAALRARVRSLGPHMTRSMQAVAEAVASDPAGCARLTVSALAAHTGTSEATVVRTARLLGYPGYRDLRLALAALAAQQESGAAPAVTVDIAVDDPIADVVAKLAHEEAQTLADTAAGLDLGQLAAAVTALATARRIDVYGVGASSLVGQDLAQKLLRIGLIAHAHTDPHLAVTNAVLLRPGDVAVAITHSGTTGDVIEPLRRAFERGATTIAVTGRPGAPVAHYADHVLATSAARESRLRPAAMSSRTSQLLVVDCLFVGVAQQTYETAAPALAASYEALAPRHSATAPTSRRTTR encoded by the coding sequence GTGAGCGAGAACGTGAAAGAAACTTCCAGTACCGGGGCCCGCACCGACACCGGTACGACGACGGGCACCGGTACGACCACGGGCACCGGCACCGGCACCGGCACGCCCACCGACGCCCCCACCCCGGCCGTCCCCGTCGAGGCCCCCGCCCCGGCCGCCCTCCGCGCCCGCGTCCGCAGCCTCGGACCGCACATGACCCGCTCCATGCAGGCCGTCGCCGAGGCCGTCGCCTCCGACCCGGCCGGCTGCGCCAGGCTCACCGTCTCCGCCCTCGCCGCGCACACGGGCACCAGCGAGGCCACCGTCGTCCGCACCGCCCGCCTCCTCGGCTACCCCGGCTACCGCGACCTGCGCCTGGCCCTCGCCGCGCTCGCCGCGCAGCAGGAGTCCGGCGCGGCCCCCGCCGTCACCGTGGACATAGCGGTCGACGACCCGATCGCCGACGTCGTCGCGAAACTCGCGCACGAGGAGGCGCAGACCCTCGCCGACACCGCCGCCGGCCTCGACCTCGGACAGTTGGCCGCGGCCGTCACCGCGCTCGCGACCGCCCGCCGCATCGACGTGTACGGCGTCGGCGCGTCCTCCCTCGTCGGCCAGGACCTCGCACAGAAACTGCTGCGCATCGGCCTCATCGCGCACGCCCACACCGACCCCCACCTCGCCGTGACCAACGCCGTCCTGCTGCGCCCCGGCGACGTCGCCGTCGCCATCACCCACTCCGGCACCACCGGGGACGTGATCGAGCCGCTGCGCCGGGCCTTCGAACGCGGCGCGACGACCATCGCCGTCACCGGCCGCCCCGGCGCACCCGTCGCCCACTACGCCGATCACGTGCTCGCCACCTCCGCCGCCCGCGAGAGCCGGCTGCGCCCGGCGGCCATGTCCAGCCGCACCAGTCAGCTGCTCGTCGTGGACTGCCTGTTCGTCGGGGTCGCGCAGCAGACGTACGAGACCGCGGCGCCCGCCCTGGCCGCCTCCTACGAGGCGCTCGCGCCCCGACACTCCGCCACCGCCCCCACCAGTAGGCGCACCACCCGCTAG
- a CDS encoding VCBS repeat-containing protein, with amino-acid sequence MRRFLGAGIAATLLVTGGVVGAGTAVAAGDPTFEFYDIGDKVLMPGEGWTWLSPPSTGGQNSGEPDGTYVYALSRKPLTDAGWSGGGAPAGLKVDPTDACKPKAGIAGVYLCDLKSWNNPAPEVSATSTAANGTTAYYSLVYVPRGASVDAGIKEAQTAGSKPIGPRRAHATITAKTKAQVAQNTMTLTTPQLPAGGSAAHTVKLHAVDKGRLQMSLSAAPGFRRWDEGELKVSVDGVGAGGAAGAECDHSLGEPGWGNEIRCDITKPGDYTVTYGLKAAAGAPAWRLRNTAVYEVYTFGTGNPEKAADFTIGSSIPVSERFRVVGRSADGDLYDYRGTGRGAQPFESSSLVGGAPDWNRYSAITRLGPLTVQSTGPGAVARDKAGVLWFYRMSGDGGIFKDRLKLGAGWNAFNSLTGASDLTGDKNADLLARDTAGTMWLYPGTGNTAAPFGNRVKMGAGWNIFNSLVGGTDATGDGKPDLLARDTAGKLWLYPGTGVGATPFGPRAEIGTGWQIYNTVLAPGDLNSDGKADLVARDAAGGLWSYAGTGVAAKPYASRVKIGTGWQTYNLLF; translated from the coding sequence TTGCGAAGATTTTTGGGCGCCGGGATCGCGGCGACGCTGCTCGTCACCGGTGGCGTCGTGGGGGCGGGGACGGCCGTGGCGGCCGGGGATCCGACGTTCGAGTTCTACGACATCGGGGACAAGGTCCTCATGCCGGGCGAGGGCTGGACCTGGCTGTCGCCGCCGTCCACCGGCGGACAGAACTCCGGTGAGCCCGACGGCACGTACGTGTACGCGCTGAGCAGGAAGCCGCTCACGGACGCCGGCTGGTCCGGCGGCGGCGCGCCGGCCGGGCTGAAGGTCGACCCGACGGACGCCTGCAAGCCGAAGGCCGGGATCGCCGGTGTCTACCTGTGCGACCTGAAGAGCTGGAACAACCCGGCTCCCGAGGTCTCGGCGACGAGCACCGCGGCGAACGGCACGACCGCCTACTACAGCCTCGTCTACGTGCCGCGCGGCGCGAGCGTCGACGCGGGCATCAAGGAGGCGCAGACCGCCGGCTCCAAGCCCATCGGTCCGCGCCGGGCGCACGCGACGATCACGGCCAAGACCAAGGCGCAGGTCGCGCAGAACACCATGACGCTGACGACGCCGCAGCTGCCGGCCGGCGGCTCGGCGGCGCACACCGTGAAGCTGCACGCGGTCGACAAGGGCCGCCTCCAGATGAGCCTGAGCGCGGCGCCGGGCTTCCGGCGCTGGGACGAGGGCGAGCTGAAGGTCAGCGTCGACGGGGTCGGCGCGGGCGGCGCGGCGGGCGCGGAGTGCGACCACTCGCTCGGCGAGCCCGGCTGGGGCAACGAGATCCGCTGCGACATCACCAAGCCCGGCGACTACACGGTCACCTACGGGCTGAAGGCCGCGGCCGGCGCGCCGGCGTGGCGGCTGCGCAACACCGCCGTCTACGAGGTGTACACCTTCGGCACGGGCAACCCGGAGAAGGCGGCGGACTTCACGATCGGCAGCTCGATCCCGGTGTCCGAGCGCTTCCGGGTCGTGGGCCGCAGCGCGGACGGCGATCTGTACGACTACCGCGGCACGGGCAGGGGCGCGCAGCCGTTCGAGTCGTCCTCGCTGGTCGGCGGCGCCCCGGACTGGAACCGGTACTCGGCGATCACCCGGCTGGGTCCGCTGACCGTGCAGAGCACCGGTCCGGGCGCGGTGGCCCGGGACAAGGCCGGCGTGCTGTGGTTCTACCGGATGTCCGGTGACGGCGGCATCTTCAAGGACCGGCTGAAGCTCGGCGCGGGCTGGAACGCCTTCAACTCGCTGACGGGCGCCTCGGACCTGACCGGCGACAAGAACGCGGACCTGCTGGCGCGGGACACCGCGGGCACGATGTGGCTGTACCCCGGCACCGGCAACACCGCGGCGCCGTTCGGCAACCGGGTGAAGATGGGCGCGGGCTGGAACATCTTCAACTCGCTGGTCGGCGGAACCGACGCGACCGGCGACGGCAAGCCCGACCTGCTGGCCCGTGACACGGCGGGCAAGCTGTGGCTGTACCCGGGCACGGGTGTCGGCGCGACGCCCTTCGGCCCCCGGGCCGAGATCGGCACCGGCTGGCAGATCTACAACACCGTGCTGGCCCCGGGCGACCTGAACTCGGACGGCAAGGCCGACCTGGTCGCGCGGGACGCCGCGGGTGGGCTCTGGTCCTACGCGGGCACCGGCGTCGCGGCGAAGCCGTACGCCTCGCGCGTGAAGATCGGCACCGGCTGGCAGACCTACAACCTGCTGTTCTAG
- a CDS encoding GNAT family N-acetyltransferase has product MIESIPAVVPPGRLRGLTQPSFELPGGLRLRPWEPSDAPALTAAGLDPDIVHWNRTVPMTEAEAVAKVAVFRSRWQNEQAAIWAVAPGDAPAVGLIGIGDLDLAGGSGEILYWLLPEGRGKGAMVPATERVGRWAFEELGLHRVRITHSVANPASCRVATGAGFPLEGTMRGALLHADGWHDEHLHARLRTDA; this is encoded by the coding sequence ATGATCGAATCGATACCCGCCGTGGTCCCGCCCGGCCGGCTGCGCGGCCTGACGCAGCCCTCGTTCGAGCTTCCCGGCGGTCTGCGCCTGCGTCCCTGGGAACCGTCGGACGCGCCCGCCCTGACCGCCGCCGGCCTGGACCCGGACATCGTGCACTGGAACCGAACCGTCCCCATGACGGAAGCGGAGGCCGTCGCGAAGGTCGCCGTGTTCCGGTCCCGTTGGCAGAACGAGCAGGCCGCGATCTGGGCCGTCGCCCCCGGGGACGCCCCGGCGGTCGGCCTGATCGGCATCGGGGACCTCGACCTGGCGGGCGGGAGCGGGGAGATCCTGTACTGGCTGCTGCCCGAGGGCCGCGGCAAGGGGGCCATGGTCCCGGCGACGGAACGCGTCGGCCGCTGGGCCTTCGAGGAACTGGGCCTGCACCGCGTGCGCATCACCCACTCCGTGGCCAACCCGGCCTCGTGCCGCGTCGCGACCGGGGCGGGCTTCCCCCTGGAGGGCACCATGCGCGGCGCCCTCCTCCACGCGGACGGATGGCACGACGAGCACCTGCACGCCCGCCTGCGCACGGACGCCTGA